A single genomic interval of Pelagicoccus sp. SDUM812003 harbors:
- a CDS encoding acyltransferase, whose product MGILRVYLAVCVVAAHSEKVLPWAMHSGREAVQIFFIVSGFYMQFVLASGKYGSVLSFYRSRILRIYVPYFLVLLCVVGMSFCWWGLGFGGWLTLSQTVDLREGVSFSSAFAAFTNFSLIFQDWVMFLESSPEGMLQFSQNFQNSEKPLWLYLWIPQAWSVGVELAFYALAPVLVSKLSWKRVALVALASLVLRVWFYSMTGLTNDPWSYRFFPFELSNFLLGMLGCRLMLSNPLYFRKLRKRSAAFCNYLGWCTIPYFGACLLLFLFGHTHLSSILHRSSVEHFDLLAWGAGQLLMALWVIIIPILFTLSRDLKWDRNLGELSYPVYLLHFTIALIVGAYCSRFNVPMLQGEFTTLTVLVLSYLLQRVFLQPFETWRQRVAGGYS is encoded by the coding sequence ATGGGCATCTTGAGAGTCTATCTTGCGGTTTGTGTGGTTGCTGCCCATTCGGAGAAGGTGCTTCCTTGGGCTATGCACTCAGGCCGAGAGGCTGTTCAGATATTCTTTATCGTGTCTGGATTCTATATGCAGTTTGTCCTCGCTAGCGGAAAATATGGAAGCGTGCTTTCTTTTTATCGCAGTCGAATCCTGAGAATCTATGTACCTTACTTTCTTGTTTTGCTATGTGTGGTCGGGATGTCTTTTTGCTGGTGGGGCTTGGGCTTTGGCGGGTGGCTCACGCTCTCGCAGACGGTCGATTTGAGGGAGGGGGTTAGTTTTTCCAGCGCATTTGCGGCTTTCACTAATTTTTCTCTGATTTTCCAGGACTGGGTCATGTTCCTGGAATCTTCGCCAGAAGGTATGTTGCAGTTTTCCCAGAACTTTCAGAATAGCGAAAAACCACTTTGGTTATACCTCTGGATTCCGCAGGCGTGGTCTGTGGGGGTTGAGCTTGCTTTTTATGCTTTGGCTCCTGTTCTCGTTTCTAAACTATCTTGGAAGAGGGTCGCCTTGGTGGCTTTGGCCTCCTTGGTTTTGCGTGTTTGGTTCTACAGTATGACAGGGCTCACTAACGACCCATGGTCATACAGGTTCTTTCCTTTTGAGCTTTCTAATTTTTTGTTGGGGATGCTGGGGTGCCGTCTGATGTTGTCTAATCCTCTGTATTTCAGGAAGCTGAGAAAACGGTCCGCTGCTTTTTGCAACTATTTGGGGTGGTGCACGATTCCCTACTTTGGGGCTTGTTTGTTGCTGTTCTTGTTTGGACACACCCACCTCTCGTCTATTTTGCATCGCTCTTCAGTTGAGCATTTCGATCTCCTCGCTTGGGGGGCTGGGCAGTTGCTGATGGCATTGTGGGTTATAATCATACCGATTCTATTTACCCTGTCTCGTGATCTCAAGTGGGATAGGAATCTAGGTGAGTTGTCCTATCCTGTCTATTTGCTGCACTTCACCATTGCTTTGATTGTAGGGGCTTATTGCTCGCGTTTTAATGTGCCCATGCTGCAAGGTGAGTTTACGACTTTAACCGTGTTGGTTTTATCGTATCTACTGCAGCGGGTTTTCTTGCAGCCTTTTGAGACTTGGCGTCAGAGAGTTGCTGGGGGTTATTCCTGA
- a CDS encoding glycosyl hydrolase family 28-related protein: MFSSEEILADTVFYNVVSPGNVNRNDFQGEVGAFFSNFSGETVVITELGRWVLHGNNQSHTLSVYDLESDVLMGMVEVDCKGVNAGEFVWGRLSTPIEVSPNQVIALMSSERSGGDQWVNAYSSPRLPGGGEFIGKEDIGAFGSATRVEGGELTSTGGWGLTHGHVSFKYSSPVPGWTKEGNVYTTNGEYFQIRSAIEDSSSGDIIGIPEGRFFWDRGISINRPVTLQGAGIGETIIDIGKDATPGWTTTLISLTDGATLKGISFYDSPEAKNNLFSTGAAKDWRVTEVEYVQQGGQGGYFGFIQYSERGLIDNCVITGDAGNAELVFVRGPTNAWDVPNTLGSSNNVFIENCTWNGSGYVCDANSAARVVVRYNTINGGIKVDGHGVWSNGGPQLGVRHMEVYGNRWTKTDGAWPAIEMRGGTGMVFDNAADAENASNMAWFYLTEYGVFNNNGAFYPNFQTPADYPIRDQIGRGMYQTPGDWRTAVGQPMYVWNNLKGGSAWPLSYKVIKEEALNHYRSQTGDENASFGWEDVVRSDRDYFRQVHGGGFDGSSGVGVGTFSEMRAIVPTKVGVGFWVTDKGEWNETNGEMPDGELYRWNGSSWALHYVPYLYPHPGFGPRVPSDPSNLRFK, from the coding sequence TTGTTCTCCTCAGAGGAAATTTTAGCGGACACTGTGTTTTACAATGTAGTTTCACCTGGGAATGTAAATAGAAATGATTTCCAGGGTGAGGTTGGTGCATTTTTTTCCAACTTCTCAGGAGAGACTGTTGTTATAACGGAACTTGGTCGCTGGGTTCTTCATGGCAACAATCAAAGCCACACTCTTTCAGTATATGATCTCGAATCTGATGTTCTAATGGGGATGGTTGAGGTTGATTGTAAAGGAGTTAACGCTGGAGAGTTTGTTTGGGGGCGTCTCTCGACGCCAATCGAGGTCAGCCCTAATCAAGTCATCGCACTCATGAGTAGCGAGAGAAGCGGAGGGGACCAGTGGGTGAATGCTTATAGTAGCCCTAGGTTACCAGGAGGAGGAGAGTTTATCGGGAAAGAGGACATTGGCGCTTTCGGGAGCGCTACTCGCGTTGAAGGAGGAGAGCTTACCAGTACTGGTGGTTGGGGACTTACTCATGGTCACGTGTCGTTTAAGTACTCCTCGCCAGTTCCAGGGTGGACTAAGGAGGGGAATGTGTATACAACCAATGGGGAGTATTTCCAAATCCGTTCAGCGATCGAGGATTCTAGTTCAGGCGATATTATTGGCATTCCCGAAGGTCGATTCTTTTGGGATCGCGGTATCTCGATCAACAGACCGGTCACTCTTCAGGGGGCTGGAATTGGAGAGACGATCATTGATATTGGCAAGGACGCAACGCCGGGGTGGACCACGACTTTGATTTCTCTCACGGATGGAGCTACCCTGAAGGGGATTAGTTTTTACGATTCACCAGAAGCCAAAAATAATCTGTTTTCGACAGGGGCGGCTAAGGATTGGCGGGTGACGGAGGTTGAGTATGTACAACAAGGAGGACAAGGGGGCTATTTCGGATTTATCCAATATTCAGAGCGTGGACTAATTGATAACTGTGTAATTACGGGTGACGCGGGGAACGCTGAATTAGTGTTTGTCAGAGGACCTACGAATGCTTGGGATGTTCCGAATACTCTCGGGTCTTCGAATAATGTTTTTATCGAGAACTGTACTTGGAATGGATCGGGCTATGTCTGCGACGCGAATTCTGCCGCTCGAGTTGTCGTTCGATACAACACCATCAATGGTGGCATTAAAGTCGATGGTCATGGCGTTTGGTCGAATGGGGGTCCACAGCTCGGCGTGCGGCATATGGAGGTGTATGGCAATCGTTGGACTAAAACAGATGGAGCCTGGCCAGCCATCGAAATGAGAGGAGGAACGGGCATGGTTTTCGATAATGCTGCAGATGCTGAAAATGCCTCCAATATGGCTTGGTTTTATTTAACCGAATATGGGGTATTTAATAATAACGGAGCGTTTTATCCCAATTTTCAGACTCCAGCTGACTATCCGATTCGTGATCAGATTGGTAGGGGTATGTATCAAACTCCAGGGGATTGGCGTACTGCGGTAGGCCAACCGATGTACGTCTGGAACAATTTGAAGGGAGGGTCAGCGTGGCCTCTTAGCTACAAAGTAATTAAAGAAGAAGCTCTTAATCATTACAGGTCCCAGACTGGAGACGAGAATGCGAGCTTTGGCTGGGAAGATGTTGTACGCTCGGATCGTGATTATTTCAGGCAGGTCCACGGGGGGGGCTTTGATGGGTCAAGTGGAGTAGGTGTTGGAACTTTCTCAGAGATGAGGGCAATAGTGCCGACAAAGGTTGGAGTCGGCTTTTGGGTGACAGATAAGGGAGAGTGGAATGAGACAAATGGTGAAATGCCTGATGGTGAGTTGTATCGCTGGAATGGAAGTAGCTGGGCATTGCATTACGTGCCATATTTGTATCCGCATCCTGGTTTCGGACCTCGAGTGCCTAGCGATCCCAGCAACTTGAGGTTTAAATAG
- the asnB gene encoding asparagine synthase (glutamine-hydrolyzing), with the protein MALASIVLTTAKIEILSRQRPMCGIAGQFNFKTNQPVERETIERMADTITHRGPDDSGIHVDGGLGLGFRRLSIIDLSSAGHQPMCDPDQRAWIIFNGEIYNFRELRKELLELGHSFKGGSDTEVILHGYLEWGDSILNRLNGMFGLAIWDVSKRRLIVARDPMGIKPVYYHVSNGSLLFGSEIRPILAVLPTKPNVDPVAFNLFLRYRYTPAPYTIHEGIKKLAPGEALYVENGNLKRRRYYDFTPKRFSPPLTDDEAKERLLQLYKDAMERHLVSDVPVGLLLSGGVDSGMLLSLMNLYGKNWPTFTVGYGSSFKDDELDDAAETAKLLGSNHHTVHIDRKRFESELPRIVSILEEPIASSSIVPMYFVSERARQDVTVALIGQGPDELFGGYNRHLGVAHGEKWRRLPSFVRSAAGAAISALPRQETLKRGIQSLDQSDRLARYRDVFSLMPGSQVDALFQDGLVSRDPGQVVLDCWSELEPQMEHLDELGGFQMLEIRSSLPDELLMYADKLSMTHSLELRVPFLDREVVEFSQQLDASMKVRGRQRKWLHKEVCGSYLPREIVNRKKRGFAVNVVDDWFKSEEQGKHADFLGDSKSLIFNYLDHSEVGKLRKAHESGRQDNHKLLFSLIVMEEWMRYMKIGN; encoded by the coding sequence ATGGCGTTGGCTTCAATCGTGCTGACCACCGCAAAGATTGAGATCCTTTCAAGACAAAGACCTATGTGCGGCATAGCTGGCCAATTCAACTTCAAGACCAATCAACCTGTCGAACGGGAAACCATCGAACGGATGGCGGACACCATCACGCATCGCGGACCGGATGATTCGGGTATCCATGTCGATGGCGGTTTGGGGCTCGGCTTCAGGCGCTTGTCGATCATCGACCTCAGCAGCGCTGGGCACCAGCCGATGTGCGATCCAGATCAACGCGCATGGATCATTTTCAATGGAGAAATCTACAACTTTCGTGAGTTGAGGAAGGAGCTTCTCGAATTGGGGCATAGCTTCAAGGGCGGGAGCGACACGGAAGTCATTCTCCATGGTTACTTGGAATGGGGTGATTCCATTCTAAATCGGTTGAACGGGATGTTTGGACTAGCCATCTGGGATGTTTCCAAGCGTCGTTTGATCGTGGCTCGTGATCCTATGGGGATAAAGCCGGTGTACTACCATGTATCGAATGGATCTCTCCTTTTTGGGTCGGAGATTCGTCCCATACTCGCGGTTCTTCCAACGAAACCGAATGTGGATCCCGTCGCCTTTAATCTGTTTCTGAGGTATCGCTATACTCCAGCTCCCTACACGATTCACGAAGGGATTAAAAAGCTAGCGCCGGGCGAAGCTCTATATGTCGAGAATGGAAATTTGAAACGGCGTCGCTATTATGACTTTACGCCAAAACGCTTCTCGCCTCCATTGACTGACGACGAGGCTAAGGAGCGTTTGCTTCAGCTCTACAAGGACGCAATGGAGCGTCATCTTGTGAGCGATGTGCCCGTGGGACTGCTGCTAAGTGGAGGCGTGGATTCTGGCATGTTGCTTTCGCTCATGAATCTTTATGGCAAGAATTGGCCAACCTTCACGGTAGGTTATGGCAGCAGTTTCAAGGATGATGAGCTGGATGACGCCGCTGAAACGGCCAAGCTTCTTGGCTCGAATCACCACACGGTCCATATCGATCGAAAACGATTCGAGAGCGAATTGCCAAGGATCGTCAGTATTTTAGAAGAGCCCATAGCCTCTTCCTCGATCGTACCGATGTACTTTGTCAGCGAGCGCGCCCGCCAAGATGTCACCGTAGCCCTGATTGGCCAGGGACCGGACGAGCTCTTTGGTGGTTACAACCGTCACTTGGGGGTTGCTCATGGCGAGAAGTGGAGACGCCTGCCTAGCTTCGTTCGATCAGCCGCGGGAGCAGCGATTTCAGCTCTGCCCCGTCAGGAAACGCTCAAGAGAGGCATTCAGTCTCTCGACCAATCAGACAGGCTTGCCCGATACCGAGATGTATTCAGTCTAATGCCAGGCTCTCAGGTGGACGCTTTGTTCCAGGATGGCCTCGTATCGAGAGATCCCGGGCAAGTGGTTCTTGATTGTTGGTCCGAGTTGGAACCACAGATGGAGCACCTCGATGAGCTCGGAGGTTTTCAGATGCTTGAAATTCGTTCGTCGCTCCCGGACGAGTTGCTCATGTATGCAGACAAACTTTCTATGACGCATAGCTTAGAGCTTCGCGTACCCTTTCTTGACAGAGAAGTGGTAGAGTTTTCCCAGCAACTCGACGCGTCGATGAAAGTCAGAGGCCGCCAGCGAAAGTGGCTGCATAAGGAAGTTTGCGGGTCTTATCTGCCTCGCGAGATCGTGAACCGAAAGAAGCGAGGGTTTGCTGTCAACGTGGTCGACGACTGGTTCAAGTCTGAAGAACAAGGAAAGCATGCCGACTTTTTAGGGGACTCAAAATCACTGATTTTCAACTACCTAGATCATTCTGAGGTAGGAAAGTTAAGAAAAGCTCACGAGAGCGGTCGCCAAGATAACCACAAGCTTCTGTTTAGTCTGATTGTAATGGAAGAGTGGATGCGATATATGAAAATAGGTAACTAA
- a CDS encoding MBOAT family O-acyltransferase produces the protein MLFNSFAFPIFFAVVLLAYWLLKRSIRYQNALLLISSYFFYGWWDPRFLTLIAISTALDYSCARLIQGDRFNASDRIKVGAFSIVSFTLFLGLDFSALGSLAEFNLTLLFEPLLENRFLIAGLSITVVVSSCLVPLGNKLTLEARKRLFVTVSVVSNLVILGIFKYFNFFASSLSELLQLAFGYTPNELTLNIILPVGISFYTFQTMSYTIDVYRGKLTACRSLLDLATYVSFFPQLVAGPIERGAHLLPQFQKPRSVSIENIKSGLWLILWGLYKKVVIADNVAIIVNTTFGPWDKLDTALTTPQDGVRILVAVYAFAFQIYCDFSGYSDIARGTSKLMGFDLMLNFKLPYFSRSPSEFWQRWHISLSSWLRDYLYIPLGGNRSGSFGTYRNLMLTMLLGGLWHGASWTFVLWGAYQGGILVAYRLFAPNIGIKETKASTALFQWFFMLQLTCIGWLIFRARNMETVLTFLESIFTSLKISSDAIQNLGTLLFYIWPLIIFQLVQYFKRDMEPTHKWHWFAQVNIWLFLLWGIISLANRSSQDFIYFAF, from the coding sequence ATGCTCTTCAATAGCTTCGCCTTTCCCATCTTCTTCGCAGTTGTGCTGCTTGCCTACTGGCTGCTCAAGCGATCCATTCGCTACCAAAACGCGTTGCTGCTCATATCGAGCTACTTTTTTTACGGGTGGTGGGATCCACGATTTTTGACCCTCATCGCTATCTCCACGGCGCTCGACTACTCCTGCGCGCGACTAATTCAGGGCGACCGATTCAACGCGAGCGACCGGATCAAAGTTGGCGCCTTTTCCATTGTCTCCTTCACCCTTTTTCTCGGCCTTGACTTTTCGGCGCTCGGATCACTCGCCGAGTTCAACCTAACGCTGCTTTTTGAACCGCTTCTCGAAAACAGGTTTCTCATAGCCGGACTGTCGATAACCGTCGTAGTGTCGAGTTGCCTCGTTCCACTTGGGAATAAACTTACACTTGAAGCGAGGAAACGGCTCTTTGTTACAGTATCCGTCGTCTCAAACCTGGTAATTCTTGGGATCTTCAAATACTTCAATTTCTTCGCCAGCAGCCTTTCCGAGCTTCTTCAACTCGCGTTTGGGTACACCCCTAACGAACTGACTCTAAATATCATACTTCCGGTTGGAATATCCTTCTACACGTTCCAAACAATGAGCTACACGATCGACGTGTACCGAGGGAAACTCACGGCTTGCAGAAGCCTACTCGACTTAGCCACTTATGTCTCATTCTTTCCCCAACTGGTAGCCGGACCAATTGAACGCGGAGCGCACCTTCTTCCCCAGTTTCAGAAACCTCGAAGCGTTTCGATAGAAAACATCAAGAGCGGACTTTGGCTCATCCTTTGGGGACTATACAAAAAGGTGGTTATCGCGGACAATGTCGCAATCATAGTGAATACTACATTCGGCCCTTGGGACAAACTTGATACCGCCCTTACGACACCGCAAGACGGTGTTCGCATACTCGTCGCAGTGTACGCATTCGCTTTTCAAATCTACTGCGATTTCTCAGGATATAGCGACATCGCTCGGGGCACCTCCAAGCTGATGGGCTTTGACCTCATGCTAAACTTCAAACTGCCTTACTTTTCGAGATCTCCCTCGGAATTCTGGCAACGTTGGCACATCAGCTTATCTTCGTGGCTCAGAGACTATCTATACATTCCCCTGGGAGGAAATCGATCTGGTTCCTTCGGAACTTACCGAAACCTCATGCTAACCATGCTGCTTGGGGGATTGTGGCACGGCGCATCATGGACCTTTGTACTCTGGGGAGCATACCAAGGGGGAATCCTTGTAGCCTATCGATTATTCGCACCGAATATCGGGATTAAAGAGACGAAGGCATCAACCGCGCTTTTCCAGTGGTTTTTCATGCTTCAACTGACCTGTATCGGCTGGCTGATTTTTAGAGCGCGCAACATGGAAACGGTTCTGACTTTTCTCGAATCCATTTTCACAAGTCTTAAAATCTCTTCCGATGCGATCCAGAACCTAGGCACGCTGCTTTTCTACATTTGGCCACTTATCATCTTCCAGTTAGTCCAGTACTTCAAACGAGATATGGAGCCGACTCACAAATGGCACTGGTTCGCTCAAGTCAATATATGGTTGTTTCTCCTTTGGGGCATCATATCGCTAGCAAACAGAAGCAGCCAAGACTTCATCTATTTTGCATTTTAG
- a CDS encoding SGNH/GDSL hydrolase family protein produces the protein MSKTKRILLSFALLLYGVFFGEVFLRLFSPVPMLPRYVKSTPYGIRGNSENKTYRHKTAEYNIEIRTNSKGIRSYNEIPYEKPASTKRIVLLGDSFAMGYGVNLEDTFSQRMLEYLRAELDTPLELINLATSGHGNGEELIVLREEGLKYEPDLVLLSWHPTDLDDNIRSGLFAIDNGELVQTSQEYLPAMKTRERLMNIPGYEFLIAHSQVYTLVREEAAKVIKRLLVSSPKKSAEKTKAAPTAPTWTKEDLSLAILNEIYEECETRNANFLVLDVPERLSRTSFQSRFPKSNTELPYPVFSPLSSFSNVEGNPKLYWEKSHGHFTPLGCDLVGQGLAKTILSEGLLGD, from the coding sequence GTGAGCAAGACAAAAAGAATACTTTTATCGTTCGCCTTACTTCTGTACGGAGTCTTCTTCGGCGAGGTATTTCTGAGACTGTTTTCTCCAGTCCCCATGCTTCCTCGCTACGTCAAATCAACGCCTTATGGAATCCGAGGAAATAGCGAAAACAAGACCTATCGCCACAAAACAGCAGAGTATAATATCGAAATAAGAACAAACTCCAAAGGAATACGTTCGTATAACGAGATCCCCTACGAGAAACCAGCGAGCACGAAACGCATCGTTCTATTAGGAGATTCCTTCGCAATGGGATATGGGGTAAACCTAGAGGACACGTTTAGCCAAAGAATGCTCGAATATCTCCGAGCAGAACTCGATACGCCCTTAGAATTAATCAACCTCGCCACTTCAGGCCATGGCAATGGAGAGGAACTCATCGTGTTGAGAGAAGAAGGCCTCAAATACGAGCCAGATCTCGTATTGCTAAGCTGGCACCCGACGGACCTCGATGACAACATCCGCTCTGGACTTTTTGCGATCGACAACGGTGAGCTCGTTCAGACTTCTCAAGAGTACCTTCCCGCCATGAAAACGAGAGAGCGTCTCATGAACATTCCAGGATACGAGTTCCTGATCGCTCACTCCCAAGTCTACACCCTAGTCAGAGAAGAAGCTGCAAAAGTCATCAAGCGACTACTGGTATCAAGTCCGAAGAAATCAGCAGAAAAGACCAAAGCGGCCCCAACGGCTCCCACTTGGACTAAAGAAGATCTTAGCTTAGCAATCTTGAACGAAATCTATGAAGAGTGCGAAACGCGGAATGCTAACTTTCTCGTTCTCGATGTCCCAGAGCGGCTAAGCAGAACTTCTTTCCAGTCTCGATTTCCAAAGTCGAATACCGAACTCCCATACCCAGTTTTTTCACCCTTGAGCTCTTTCTCAAACGTGGAAGGCAACCCCAAACTCTACTGGGAAAAATCCCACGGTCACTTTACACCTCTAGGTTGCGATCTTGTTGGCCAAGGCCTCGCCAAAACCATTCTTAGTGAAGGACTTCTCGGCGACTAA
- a CDS encoding glycosyltransferase family 4 protein, with the protein MKRVLLISNKVFHYRVSNYNYFHQRFREEGYELFVRADESQKNNPYPIDFDYQEIDFNFKRYKEEIQKIKPDVVFLFLHLKNLIIWPLMLWLKAKGIKFVYWNKGVNLEVKHRWIRDKPFHLVHSLSDAILLYSENEIGDIKKKHHSKLFVANNTINLTAFPKISETKEEIKQEFNILYKKYVLFVGRMRRIKRVEHLIEIFNSIDDPDLGCVIVGDSMDYDIPSMISKENILYLGQVFDPKNEKVSKLFKAADLFCIPGEVGLGLNEAFHWGLPVLTENCFQPPEIQYLKDGINGYMVAENDTASLKEKLMLLLTDDALREKFSKNAKEEIEKNGSIERMFSGFLDTANFLTNS; encoded by the coding sequence ATGAAACGAGTTCTCCTCATCTCAAACAAGGTATTCCACTACCGAGTTTCCAACTACAACTATTTCCATCAACGCTTCCGCGAAGAGGGGTACGAGCTTTTCGTCAGAGCGGACGAATCACAGAAGAACAATCCCTACCCTATCGACTTCGACTACCAGGAAATCGATTTCAATTTCAAGCGGTACAAGGAAGAGATCCAAAAGATAAAGCCCGATGTTGTCTTCCTTTTCCTGCATCTCAAAAACCTGATCATCTGGCCTCTCATGCTCTGGTTGAAGGCGAAGGGCATTAAGTTCGTCTACTGGAACAAGGGTGTTAATCTCGAAGTGAAACACCGTTGGATTCGCGACAAGCCATTTCATCTCGTGCACTCGCTTAGCGATGCCATCCTGCTCTACTCGGAAAATGAGATCGGAGACATCAAGAAAAAGCATCATTCGAAACTTTTCGTAGCGAATAATACCATCAACCTGACAGCCTTCCCCAAGATCAGTGAAACAAAGGAAGAGATAAAGCAGGAGTTCAATATACTCTACAAGAAGTATGTTCTTTTTGTGGGAAGAATGCGACGCATCAAGCGAGTTGAGCACCTTATCGAAATATTCAATAGCATCGATGATCCAGACCTTGGATGCGTCATCGTCGGTGACTCCATGGACTACGATATTCCCTCGATGATCTCGAAGGAAAACATTCTCTATCTCGGCCAGGTCTTCGATCCCAAAAACGAGAAAGTAAGCAAACTGTTCAAAGCAGCCGACCTTTTCTGCATTCCCGGCGAGGTCGGTCTCGGTCTCAACGAGGCCTTTCATTGGGGACTTCCTGTGCTAACGGAGAATTGCTTCCAGCCCCCAGAGATTCAATACCTCAAAGATGGCATCAATGGCTACATGGTTGCCGAAAACGACACAGCTTCGTTGAAGGAAAAGCTGATGCTCCTACTAACAGACGATGCCCTCAGAGAAAAATTCTCCAAAAACGCGAAAGAGGAGATCGAGAAGAACGGATCCATCGAGAGGATGTTCTCCGGTTTTCTGGATACAGCCAATTTCCTCACTAACTCTTAA
- a CDS encoding glycosyltransferase family 4 protein, protein MPEAEKCIVIPHGFEVNYTVGFVKGLLANDIRPLVVSCDDTHDALIGLGASCVNLRGSNDEDRRSVEKMANLLLYYYRLSLLVLRFRPNAIHFTGIFRNEFVLFEAFYLGMLFKLSGARFVYTVHNTLPHSKTDSRLFRWVYRCVYRFPDFLLANTQRSGSELIDCFDVPSRRVKRFSLGLNEVVPVKGISREEARAKIGLSVTNRVVLFFGKIDEYKGLDLLLKAAKDIPLENLKLVVAGTYRSSSYKERVQELFKSPDLEGKLVLREEFIPNEEIEIYFKASDVLCLPYRNIYQSGLVFLSPVFGVPIVASDVGSMAEYVTPEVGILFERENVADLTRALKSYFANSARFKPDEIRELGKRFDWGNVCGRITDLYSIGDPVI, encoded by the coding sequence ATGCCAGAAGCAGAGAAATGCATCGTGATACCTCATGGGTTTGAGGTGAATTACACCGTAGGTTTTGTAAAAGGCCTTCTGGCAAACGATATCCGCCCCCTTGTGGTGTCTTGCGACGACACACACGATGCCCTGATTGGACTGGGAGCGAGCTGCGTGAATCTCAGGGGAAGCAACGACGAAGACAGGCGCTCGGTCGAAAAGATGGCCAACTTGCTCTTATACTACTACCGTTTGAGTCTTCTCGTCCTGCGGTTTCGGCCAAATGCTATTCATTTCACAGGTATCTTTAGGAATGAATTTGTTCTCTTCGAGGCATTCTACCTTGGCATGCTGTTCAAGCTTTCGGGAGCTCGCTTTGTCTACACGGTCCACAATACGCTCCCTCATAGCAAAACCGACAGTCGACTGTTTCGCTGGGTGTACCGATGTGTCTACCGGTTTCCGGATTTCCTCCTCGCCAACACTCAGCGCTCTGGAAGCGAGTTGATTGATTGTTTTGATGTCCCTTCGAGGAGGGTGAAGCGCTTTTCACTCGGTCTGAATGAAGTCGTTCCGGTGAAAGGGATTTCGCGAGAAGAAGCTCGTGCCAAAATTGGTCTCTCCGTGACCAATAGGGTCGTCTTGTTTTTCGGCAAGATTGATGAGTACAAGGGATTGGATCTCTTGCTAAAAGCAGCGAAAGATATCCCTTTGGAGAATTTGAAGCTGGTTGTTGCTGGGACGTATCGAAGTTCCAGTTACAAAGAGAGAGTGCAAGAGCTCTTCAAAAGTCCCGATCTAGAGGGAAAGCTGGTGTTGAGAGAAGAGTTCATCCCTAACGAGGAGATCGAGATCTATTTCAAAGCGAGCGACGTTCTGTGCCTTCCCTACCGTAACATATATCAGAGTGGACTGGTGTTTCTATCGCCTGTCTTTGGGGTACCAATAGTCGCGTCAGATGTTGGTTCGATGGCAGAGTACGTAACGCCAGAAGTTGGAATTCTCTTCGAACGAGAAAACGTTGCTGATCTCACTAGGGCCTTGAAATCGTATTTTGCCAATTCGGCTCGATTCAAACCGGATGAAATTCGCGAGCTCGGGAAGAGATTCGATTGGGGCAACGTTTGTGGCCGAATCACCGATCTTTATTCGATCGGTGATCCCGTTATTTGA